In Allorhizobium pseudoryzae, the genomic window CTGTCGAACGGCAATTTTCTCGGCGGCGGCAATTACGATGAAGGCCGGCATTTTGCCGCCTGGTTCGATCCGCATCCGAAGCCGTCCTATCTCTTCGCCCTCGTTGCCGGCGACCTTGGCGTTGTCGAGGACACGTTTGAGACGATGTCCGGCAATGAGGTCGCGCTGAAGATCTATGTCGAACATGGCAAGGAGCCGCGCGCCGCCTACGCCATGGATGCGCTCAAGCGCTCCATGAAGTGGGACGAGGAGCGGTTCGGCCGAGAATACGACCTCAATATCTTCCAGATCGTCGCCGTTTCCGATTTCAACATGGGGGCGATGGAGAACAAGGGTCTCAACGTCTTCAATGACAAGTTCGTGCTCGCCGACCCGGAAACCGCGACGGACCAGGACTACGCCAATATCGAGGCGATCATCGCCCACGAATACTTCCACAACTGGACCGGCAACCGCATCACCTGCCGCGACTGGTTCCAGCTGTGCCTGAAGGAAGGCCTGACGGTCTACCGCGACCACGAATTTTCCGCCGATATGCGCTCGCGTCCCGTCAAGCGGATCGCCGAGGTGCGCCACCTGAAGGCGGAGCAGTTCCCGGAGGATGCCGGCCCGCTCGCCCATCCGGTGCGCCCGACCACCTACCGCGAGATCAACAACTTCTACACGACAACGGTCTACGAGAAGGGATCGGAAGTCACCCGGATGATCGCGACGCTGCTGGGCCGCGACCTGTTCAAGAAGGGCATGGACCTCTACTTCGAACGCCACGATGGCGAGGCAGCCACCGTCGAGGATTTCGTCGCCTGCTTTGCCGATGTCAGCGGCCGCGACATGTCGCAATTCTCCCGCTGGTATCACCAGGCCGGCACACCGATGGTGACGGCCTCCGGGGTCTATGATGCCGGCAGCCAGACCTTTACGCTTTCGCTTCAGCAGATGGTGCCGGCCACGCCTGGCCAGCCCGTCAAGGAGCCGATGCACATTCCGCTCTCCTTCGCGCTGATCCTCGACAACGGCTCAATTGCCGAACCGACGTCGGTTGCCGGCGGTGAAGTGACGGGCGACGTGCTGCATCTGACCGCGCGCACGCAGACCTTCACCTTCTCCGGCATCGCCGCCCGTCCGGTTCTGTCGCTCAACCGCAGCTTTTCCGCCCCCATCAATCTCGATTTCAAGCAGGCACCGGCGGATCTCGCCCACATTGCCCGCCATGACAGCGATCTGTTCTCGCGCTGGCAGGCGCTGAACGATCTGGCTCTGCCCAACCTGATGCAGGCGGCGCGTGATGCCCGGGAAGGCCGCGAGGTTGTCTGCGATCCGGCTTTGATTTCCGCCCTTCTCGAAGCGGCGGCCGATGACGGACTGGAGCCGGCCTTCCGGGCCCAGGCGCTGGCGCTTCCGAGCGAATCCGACATTGCCCGTGAACTCGGCAACAACAATGACCCGGACGCCATCCATTCGGGCCGCCAGGGCATCATCGCCCTCATCGCCAAGGCGGGGGCAGACATTTTCGAAAGCCTGTTCACCGGCATGCGGATCGAAGGGCCGTTCACGCCGGATGCGGCCAGTGCCGGCAAACGGTCTCTGCGCAACAGCGCGCTTGCCTACCTCACCAGCCTGCACGGCACGGCAGCGCGTGCGGCCGAAGCCTTTGCCAGCGCCGACAACATGACGGACATGGTGCAGGCACTGACCGTTCTCGCCCATCGTTTCCCCGGTCAGGCCGAAACGGCCAATGCGCTTGGCGGCTTCCTCAAGCGGTTCGAAAACAACCCTCTGGTGCTCGACAAGTGGTTCTCGATCCAGGCGACCATTCCCGGTCACGCCGCACTTGCACGCGTCAAGGCGCTGCTCGAGGATCCGCATTACGTGGCAAGCAATCCGAACCGGGTGCGCTCGCTGGTCGGTTCATTTGCCTTTGCCAATGCCACCGGCTTCAACCGCCCGGATGGTGACGGCTACCGCTTCCTCGCCGATCAGATTCTCGCGATCGACCCGCGCAATCCGCAGCTGGCCGCCCGCCTCCTCACCTCGATGCGCTCCTGGCGGTCGCTGGAATCGGTCCGTGCCGATCAGGCCCGCTCCGTGCTCGCTGACATTCAGCGCAAGCCGAAACTCTCCACCGATGTCCGCGACATCGTCGAGCGCATGCTGACCGGCTGATATCGGTCAGGCAGACGGCAGGCTCGCTGCCGTCTGCCTGCGGCACCCTCGTTGGGAACGTTCGCGCGGCTAGCCTGCAATTATTAAAATTTTATGAGTTCCTCTGGACAAGCCGAATCGTCAATGATTCACTGTCCTTACATCGCAAGCGGCAGTGCGAATCACTTACGAGGGACCATCCAGAACCATGGCGGACGTGCAGCGGGAACCCGCAGCCGGAGTGCGGTTGCGCGCAAAATTTCCGGGTCGATCGGCGTTTGATGCTCTCGTGGCTGGGCGGATCATCGAGCATCTGCGCCGTCGCTTGGCAGAGCTGCCGAGCATGGAACTCTGGCTGAAGCGCTCGATCCCCGTCCTCATCATCGCCTTTCTGGCCGTCGTGGCCGCCTCGCGTCTGATGGGGCTCCTCTCCGAGCGGGTGCGCATGGAGGAAACGGCGCGGCAGACGGTGGCGCTGATGGTGTCCGCGAGCGCCGCGGCCTTCGAGGACCAGGCCGACGTCATCGGTCGGGGCGACCGGATAACCGCCGAAAGCCGCCTTGCGCGCATCCTGCCCCAGTCGCAGGTGGATGCGGCGGCCACGGTTCTCCTGGTGGATTCCACCGGCGTCATCTTCGGCGGGTCCCCGGGTGTCTCTGCCGTCATCGGCCAGCGTTTCGATTCTCTGTTGCCGGAAATGGTTGCCAAGCGCAGTTTCGGCGGGGGCGACGGCGTGATCGAGACGAGCTTCCACGACGTGCCGCATTATGCCGCCATGCGCAGTCTCGGCGGCGGCCTCATCGTCGCCTCCTACTCGCTGGACAGCATCGAGGCCTTCTGGCGCCAGCAGGTCTCGCTCAATGTCACCCTGTTTACCGGCATTTCCGCCGTCCTGCTCGTCATCCTCTACGCCTATTACCTGCAGGTGAAGCGGGCGCGCGATGCCGACGAGATCTTCCTTGAATCCAACATGCGGGTCGAGACCGCGCTTGCCCGCGGGCGCTGCGGGTTGTGGGATTTCGACCTCTCGAACCGTCGCCTGTTCTGGTCCCGGTCGATGTACGACATGCTGGGCCTGCCGCCC contains:
- the pepN gene encoding aminopeptidase N codes for the protein MRTDTGQIVHLADYRPTDFVLERVDLTFELDPTATRIEARLIFHRRDGVDAGLPLELDGDELSLTELRLDQMELPAGQYDVSPDRLVIRDLPESAPFEVTVITTINPEANTQLMGLYRTNGVYCTQCEAEGFRRITYFPDRPDVLAPYTITIIADKAANPVLLSNGNFLGGGNYDEGRHFAAWFDPHPKPSYLFALVAGDLGVVEDTFETMSGNEVALKIYVEHGKEPRAAYAMDALKRSMKWDEERFGREYDLNIFQIVAVSDFNMGAMENKGLNVFNDKFVLADPETATDQDYANIEAIIAHEYFHNWTGNRITCRDWFQLCLKEGLTVYRDHEFSADMRSRPVKRIAEVRHLKAEQFPEDAGPLAHPVRPTTYREINNFYTTTVYEKGSEVTRMIATLLGRDLFKKGMDLYFERHDGEAATVEDFVACFADVSGRDMSQFSRWYHQAGTPMVTASGVYDAGSQTFTLSLQQMVPATPGQPVKEPMHIPLSFALILDNGSIAEPTSVAGGEVTGDVLHLTARTQTFTFSGIAARPVLSLNRSFSAPINLDFKQAPADLAHIARHDSDLFSRWQALNDLALPNLMQAARDAREGREVVCDPALISALLEAAADDGLEPAFRAQALALPSESDIARELGNNNDPDAIHSGRQGIIALIAKAGADIFESLFTGMRIEGPFTPDAASAGKRSLRNSALAYLTSLHGTAARAAEAFASADNMTDMVQALTVLAHRFPGQAETANALGGFLKRFENNPLVLDKWFSIQATIPGHAALARVKALLEDPHYVASNPNRVRSLVGSFAFANATGFNRPDGDGYRFLADQILAIDPRNPQLAARLLTSMRSWRSLESVRADQARSVLADIQRKPKLSTDVRDIVERMLTG